One region of Eupeodes corollae chromosome 1, idEupCoro1.1, whole genome shotgun sequence genomic DNA includes:
- the LOC129954080 gene encoding uncharacterized protein LOC129954080 isoform X6, whose amino-acid sequence MLLILLVFLMKFVDISILNRARSRGPNVAATNVANSNGNNSSSSGNSSASSSNSSSSKENYYFENGLNSNLHDGLFPITPQQMQQLRHYQQLQQQQLLLLQRELLRRQKLRQQQQNKKNNAATNTTTVVEARNNHPNGGSCKGPKPRRGMTEFSTTNENQKSHLPQLNHNSSHNHNHNHHLQTHHHQAKPLTLSTTPHSPTHNHHQNQHNFHQQQQHQNHQQQQHNNHYKRPLTSPNNSPFNNLYGHGFPPHPLHPATHNNLHHPFGLSSANPYLNDLLINDDELTDECLKKNVQIVLNNLDRYNNALRSIILNEQVNGGGISNHSSFNNNLSSISNMAANMVTTPESDYNSNATTPHHHFNHLVGLTSGIGSGGGMIGAGGVVGGINGGGGGGVTHGGGGGPLNCSIASSHDFTHDNSDYQWFLDYGYRDGVTHQSVLSSLSASYNGIGELSYYDDLAKNIDANLAEVDMESFRAEDIHSLLSHIPAYQHQHQHHKDDDKIENSICKSELLFSPVKESHISIDSLDLDAYPDDGDIILTCKANKDNYTIAFEGSALYSDESFYEPNEIQMKNKQNFINLHSNLDDILKRKSLEVSMSRSDHAFTTWSKLKKSSTSQLQRYPSGNNNTSVNIVMRHAPHCTVRKSLSLPNLRLKKGSSQQQLNVSQALSTSTVESCKSRNLLPMCQMPISQTSMGSPIHFSSSSNMHHHDSSHIDSTGGMNSSSATHNIQTLKQTNANQPAFNLVKLFIKQKSSCSSETTCMDVSSGCWPSSEGSSSLEQRIRKKSMNDSGKGSALSRHDEEEDPADSSYQLDSLDIICDKERNETTAANTTPVRKVKHDLFREVFETAAAAAAAAASGSPEHHKKLQPLKNPQVINLTNNQHNNQLNNNNNNSLSEGSRTSENLTQVYNDQRSQRMKISAEMITRSMQTSGRDRLKFIPPSFLAKLSNLGEEKQAPIYVIYPNYALPDLGFVKTNTAEVIFTPFNYKNAVGVKKRTGGAGSMSEDELLKNVDLKHVVDWKSLATLLPTEYRKRLKHIPEVDVADLEAECSMRPLFCMTPPIRRTNNRANVCDCAQYFQTTTTGEDQAAEGATRAACESSSGSSHPPSSGYRGSSTLLSDSVFDNPRKPEDSDPLKNMYVYQYENQRMEEERCSARHNRGNTCKNSNRLTSGLRNKRTSLIEEQCNSNVRNNIEKRRSLQEPAAYFSSNDDLQNPLPEIDEYYDELHSNLKLTQGSHRLSRKDMDARTRAENFLASVPKSELKYYAEIANFLESVEENHHPAELYDPAELKKEVSRALSQKKVSFNQKTECNTLGPNAQRFTTPPNSPNISIALRLNNAGGGGMPPHRSSRKEQEPNKISTNRFRRLQIQWELLSKDSSMMLKDLAYEQETKSGGSTPTSANAAHKSRIPRPVSYPAGKVIQDPKSLRSPSRIVPPKRYSLPAAAAAAAATAPVTTPPATVPVPAPRTRTPCSNRTGNASNSNTTTPKRRVQSPRTVSRTR is encoded by the exons gaCCGAAACCCCGACGTGGCATGACAGAATTCTCAACAACAAACGAAAACCAAAAATCACATTTGCCTCAGCTTAATCATAACTCATCCCATAACcataatcataatcatcatcttCAGACTCACCATCATCAAGCGAAACCATTAACCCTTTCGACAACACCACATTCCCCGACCCACAATCATCATCAAAACCAGCATAAttttcatcaacaacaacaacatcaaaatcatcaacaacaacaacacaacaatCATTATAAACGCCCATTAACTAGTCCTAATAATTCaccatttaataatttgtatggtCATGGCTTTCCACCACATCCACTTCATCCTGCAACACATAATAATTTGCATCATCCCTTCGGTCTTTCATCAGCAAATCCCTACCTCAATGATTTGCTCATCAACGATGACGAACTAACCGACGAATGTCTAAAGAAGAACGTCCAAATCGTCCTTAACAATTTGGACCGCTACAATAACGCTCTGCGTAGCATCATTCTGAATGAGCAAGTCAACGGTGGTGGCATCAGCAACCATAGCAGCTTTAACAACAATTTGAGCAGCATCAGCAATATGGCTGCAAACATGGTTACCACCCCGGAATCAGACTACAATAGTAATGCAACAACTCCGCATCACCACTTCAACCATTTGGTAGGTTTAACTAGTGGTATTGGAAGTGGGGGTGGTATGATTGGGGCTGGTGGCGTCGTCGGCGGTATcaatggtggtggtggtggtggtgttacTCATGGTGGCGGTGGTGGTCCTCTTAATTGTTCCATAGCTTCTTCACACGATTTCACTCATGACAATTCCGATTACCAGTGGTTCTTGGACTACGGCTACCGAGATGGGGTTACGCACCAGAGTGTCCTGTCCTCGCTGTCCGCCTCCTACAATGGCATCGGTGAATTATCATACTACGATGATTTGGCAAAGAACATCGACGCAAATCTAGCCGAGGTGGATATGGAGAGTTTCCGGGCGGAAGACATTCACTCGCTATTGTCACACATTCCGGCGtatcagcatcaacatcaacatcacaaGGACGACGACAAGATTGAGAATTCTATCTGCAAGTCAGAATTGTTGTTCTCGCCAGTGAAGGAATCACACATCAGTATTGACTCCCTGGATCTGGATGCATATCCGGACGATGGGGATATAATACTGACTTGCAAGGCGAACAAGGACAACTATACGATTGCCTTTGAGGGCAGCGCCCTGTATTCGGATGAAAGTTTCTATG AACCAAACGAGATCCAGATgaagaacaaacaaaactttatcaATTTGCATAGCAACTTGGATGACATCCTTAAAAGAAAATCGCTAGAAGTCTCCATGTCACGGTCGGATCATGCATTTACGACATGGAGCAAACTCAAGAAAAGCAGCACATCCCAACTGCAGAG gtATCCATCTGGCAACAACAATACATCTGTGAATATTGTTATGCGCCATGCACCTCATTGCACCGTACGCAAGAGTTTAAGCTTGCCCAATTTGCGGCTGAAAAAAGGTTCCAGCCAGCAACAGCTAAATGTGTCACAAGCGCTCAGCACTTCCACC gttgaATCGTGTAAATCTAGAAATCTTCTTCCAATGTGCCAGATGCCAATATCCCAGACGTCGATGGGCAGTCCCATACATTTTTCATCATCAAGTAATATGCATCATCACGATTCATCGCACATCGATTCGACTGGCGGCATGAATTCCAGTTCGGCCACACACAACATTCAAACTCTTAAACAAACGAATGCCAATCAACCGGCCTTCAATCTAGTCAAGCTATTTATCAAACAAAAGAGTAGCTGTTCCAGCGAAACAACCTGCATGGATGTCTCGTCGGGATGTTGGCCATCGAGTGAGGGTAGTTCCTCGCTTGAGCAACGTATTCGCAAAAAGAGCATGAATGATTCGGGCAAGGGTTCGGCATTGAGCCGACACGACGAAGAAGAGGATCCTGCTGATTCGAGTTACCAATTAGACAGTCTTGATATTATATGTGATAAAGAGAGAAATGAGACCACAGCAGCAAATACAACGCCCGTTAGGAAAGTTAAACATGATCTGTTTAGAGAGGTCTTTGAAACGGCGGCGGCAGCAGCTGCGGCTGCTGCTTCTGGTTCGCCGGAGCACCACAAAAAGCTCCAACCGCTCAAAAATCCTCAAGTCATTAATTTGACCAATAACCAGCACAATAATCagttaaacaacaacaacaataactccCTCTCGGAAGGCAGCCGCACTTCAGAGAACCTAACCCAGGTGTACAACGATCAGCGGAGCCAACGCATGAAGATCTCCGCCGAAATGATAACGCGATCCATGCAAACATCAGGCCGGGATAGGCTTAAATTTATACCACCATCATTCCTGGCCAAGTTAAGCAATTTGGGTGAGGAGAAACAGGCACCAATCTACGTAATTTATCCGAACTATGCTTTGCCGGATTTGGGCTTTGTTAAGACAAATACAGCTGAGGTAATTTTCACTCCGTTTAACTACAAGAACGCGGTGGGCGTAAAGAAGCGAACCGGGGGCGCAGGATCTATGAGCGAAGATGAGCTCCTGAAAAACGTCGACCTAAAGCATGTTGTGGACTGGAAGTCGCTGGCCACTCTCCTGCCAACGGAGTATCGGAAACGCTTGAAACACATTCCAGAGGTCGATGTTGCAGATCTCGAAGCGGAGTGCTCGATGAGGCCGCTTTTCTGTATGACACCGCCTATAAGGCGGACCAACAATCGGGCTAATGTCTGTGATTGTGCTCAGTATTtccaaacgacgacgacgggcgAAGATCAAGCAGCAGAGGGAGCCACTAGAGCTGCCTGCGAGTCCAGCTCTGGATCTAGTCATCCCCCGAGCTCTGGGTATCGTGGATCTTCGACCCTTTTGTCTGATTCGGTTTTCGATAATCCACGAAAGCCGGAGGACTCGGACCCGCTAAAGAATATGTACGTGTATCAATATGAGAACCAGCGAATGGAGGAGGAGAGGTGTTCGGCTCGCCATAATCGAGGAAACACATGCAAGAACTCCAATAGACTGACATCTGGATTGCGCAATAAGCGAACGAGTTTGATAGAAGAGCAGTGCAATTCGAACGTTCGCAATAATATTGAAAAGCGACGTAGTTTGCAAGAACCTGCCGCATATTTCTCATCCAACGATGATCTGCAAAATCCTTTGCCCGAAATAGACGAGTACTACGATGAGTTGCATTCTAATTTGAAACTGACTCAAGGAAGCCATCGATTGTCGCGCAAAGATATGGACGCCCGGACGAGGGCAGAGAACTTCCTCGCCAGTGTTCCTAAGTCGGAGCTTAAGTATTATGCCGAAATTGCAAACTTTTTGGAATCCGTCGAAGAGAATCACCATCCCGCGGAGCTCTACGATCCGGCTGAGCTGAAAAAAGAAGTCAGTCGGGCTTTGAGTCAGAAGAAGGTCTCCTTTAACCAGAAGACCGAATGCAACACACTCGGTCCAAATGCTCAACGATTTACAACACCACCAAACTCACCGAACATCTCGATTGCATTGCGGTTAAATAACGCCGGAGGTGGTGGCATGCCACCGCATCGAAGTAGTAGAAAAGAACAAGAACCGAACAAGATCTCGACAAATCGTTTTAGACGCCTTCAAATCCAATGGGAACTCCTAAGCAAGGACTCGAGCATGATGTTGAAGGACCTGGCCTACGAACAAGAAACCAAGAGTGGCGGTTCGACACCAACATCAGCAAATGCCGCGCACAAGTCGAGGATACCGCGACCGGTCAGCTATCCGGCGGGGAA AGTGATACAAGACCCAAAGAGTTTGCGATCGCCAAGCCGAATTGTACCACCTAAAAGGTATAGCctaccagcagcagcagcagcggccgCGGCGACAGCACCGGTAACAACACCACCAGCAACAGTTCCAGTACCAGCACCACGGACACGAACTCCGTGCAGTAATCGAACTGGAAATGCCAGCAACAGCAACACAACCACTCCTAAACGACGAGTGCAGTCACCaag AACAGTATCACGCACTCGATAA
- the LOC129954080 gene encoding uncharacterized protein LOC129954080 isoform X3, translated as MLLILLVFLMKFVDISILNRARSRGPNVAATNVANSNGNNSSSSGNSSASSSNSSSSKENYYFENGLNSNLHDGLFPITPQQMQQLRHYQQLQQQQLLLLQRELLRRQKLRQQQQNKKNNAATNTTTVVEARNNHPNGGSCKGPKPRRGMTEFSTTNENQKSHLPQLNHNSSHNHNHNHHLQTHHHQAKPLTLSTTPHSPTHNHHQNQHNFHQQQQHQNHQQQQHNNHYKRPLTSPNNSPFNNLYGHGFPPHPLHPATHNNLHHPFGLSSANPYLNDLLINDDELTDECLKKNVQIVLNNLDRYNNALRSIILNEQVNGGGISNHSSFNNNLSSISNMAANMVTTPESDYNSNATTPHHHFNHLVGLTSGIGSGGGMIGAGGVVGGINGGGGGGVTHGGGGGPLNCSIASSHDFTHDNSDYQWFLDYGYRDGVTHQSVLSSLSASYNGIGELSYYDDLAKNIDANLAEVDMESFRAEDIHSLLSHIPAYQHQHQHHKDDDKIENSICKSELLFSPVKESHISIDSLDLDAYPDDGDIILTCKANKDNYTIAFEGSALYSDESFYAEPNEIQMKNKQNFINLHSNLDDILKRKSLEVSMSRSDHAFTTWSKLKKSSTSQLQRYPSGNNNTSVNIVMRHAPHCTVRKSLSLPNLRLKKGSSQQQLNVSQALSTSTVESCKSRNLLPMCQMPISQTSMGSPIHFSSSSNMHHHDSSHIDSTGGMNSSSATHNIQTLKQTNANQPAFNLVKLFIKQKSSCSSETTCMDVSSGCWPSSEGSSSLEQRIRKKSMNDSGKGSALSRHDEEEDPADSSYQLDSLDIICDKERNETTAANTTPVRKVKHDLFREVFETAAAAAAAAASGSPEHHKKLQPLKNPQVINLTNNQHNNQLNNNNNNSLSEGSRTSENLTQVYNDQRSQRMKISAEMITRSMQTSGRDRLKFIPPSFLAKLSNLGEEKQAPIYVIYPNYALPDLGFVKTNTAEVIFTPFNYKNAVGVKKRTGGAGSMSEDELLKNVDLKHVVDWKSLATLLPTEYRKRLKHIPEVDVADLEAECSMRPLFCMTPPIRRTNNRANVCDCAQYFQTTTTGEDQAAEGATRAACESSSGSSHPPSSGYRGSSTLLSDSVFDNPRKPEDSDPLKNMYVYQYENQRMEEERCSARHNRGNTCKNSNRLTSGLRNKRTSLIEEQCNSNVRNNIEKRRSLQEPAAYFSSNDDLQNPLPEIDEYYDELHSNLKLTQGSHRLSRKDMDARTRAENFLASVPKSELKYYAEIANFLESVEENHHPAELYDPAELKKEVSRALSQKKVSFNQKTECNTLGPNAQRFTTPPNSPNISIALRLNNAGGGGMPPHRSSRKEQEPNKISTNRFRRLQIQWELLSKDSSMMLKDLAYEQETKSGGSTPTSANAAHKSRIPRPVSYPAGKVIQDPKSLRSPSRIVPPKRYSLPAAAAAAAATAPVTTPPATVPVPAPRTRTPCSNRTGNASNSNTTTPKRRVQSPRTVSRTR; from the exons gaCCGAAACCCCGACGTGGCATGACAGAATTCTCAACAACAAACGAAAACCAAAAATCACATTTGCCTCAGCTTAATCATAACTCATCCCATAACcataatcataatcatcatcttCAGACTCACCATCATCAAGCGAAACCATTAACCCTTTCGACAACACCACATTCCCCGACCCACAATCATCATCAAAACCAGCATAAttttcatcaacaacaacaacatcaaaatcatcaacaacaacaacacaacaatCATTATAAACGCCCATTAACTAGTCCTAATAATTCaccatttaataatttgtatggtCATGGCTTTCCACCACATCCACTTCATCCTGCAACACATAATAATTTGCATCATCCCTTCGGTCTTTCATCAGCAAATCCCTACCTCAATGATTTGCTCATCAACGATGACGAACTAACCGACGAATGTCTAAAGAAGAACGTCCAAATCGTCCTTAACAATTTGGACCGCTACAATAACGCTCTGCGTAGCATCATTCTGAATGAGCAAGTCAACGGTGGTGGCATCAGCAACCATAGCAGCTTTAACAACAATTTGAGCAGCATCAGCAATATGGCTGCAAACATGGTTACCACCCCGGAATCAGACTACAATAGTAATGCAACAACTCCGCATCACCACTTCAACCATTTGGTAGGTTTAACTAGTGGTATTGGAAGTGGGGGTGGTATGATTGGGGCTGGTGGCGTCGTCGGCGGTATcaatggtggtggtggtggtggtgttacTCATGGTGGCGGTGGTGGTCCTCTTAATTGTTCCATAGCTTCTTCACACGATTTCACTCATGACAATTCCGATTACCAGTGGTTCTTGGACTACGGCTACCGAGATGGGGTTACGCACCAGAGTGTCCTGTCCTCGCTGTCCGCCTCCTACAATGGCATCGGTGAATTATCATACTACGATGATTTGGCAAAGAACATCGACGCAAATCTAGCCGAGGTGGATATGGAGAGTTTCCGGGCGGAAGACATTCACTCGCTATTGTCACACATTCCGGCGtatcagcatcaacatcaacatcacaaGGACGACGACAAGATTGAGAATTCTATCTGCAAGTCAGAATTGTTGTTCTCGCCAGTGAAGGAATCACACATCAGTATTGACTCCCTGGATCTGGATGCATATCCGGACGATGGGGATATAATACTGACTTGCAAGGCGAACAAGGACAACTATACGATTGCCTTTGAGGGCAGCGCCCTGTATTCGGATGAAAGTTTCTATG CAGAACCAAACGAGATCCAGATgaagaacaaacaaaactttatcaATTTGCATAGCAACTTGGATGACATCCTTAAAAGAAAATCGCTAGAAGTCTCCATGTCACGGTCGGATCATGCATTTACGACATGGAGCAAACTCAAGAAAAGCAGCACATCCCAACTGCAGAG gtATCCATCTGGCAACAACAATACATCTGTGAATATTGTTATGCGCCATGCACCTCATTGCACCGTACGCAAGAGTTTAAGCTTGCCCAATTTGCGGCTGAAAAAAGGTTCCAGCCAGCAACAGCTAAATGTGTCACAAGCGCTCAGCACTTCCACC gttgaATCGTGTAAATCTAGAAATCTTCTTCCAATGTGCCAGATGCCAATATCCCAGACGTCGATGGGCAGTCCCATACATTTTTCATCATCAAGTAATATGCATCATCACGATTCATCGCACATCGATTCGACTGGCGGCATGAATTCCAGTTCGGCCACACACAACATTCAAACTCTTAAACAAACGAATGCCAATCAACCGGCCTTCAATCTAGTCAAGCTATTTATCAAACAAAAGAGTAGCTGTTCCAGCGAAACAACCTGCATGGATGTCTCGTCGGGATGTTGGCCATCGAGTGAGGGTAGTTCCTCGCTTGAGCAACGTATTCGCAAAAAGAGCATGAATGATTCGGGCAAGGGTTCGGCATTGAGCCGACACGACGAAGAAGAGGATCCTGCTGATTCGAGTTACCAATTAGACAGTCTTGATATTATATGTGATAAAGAGAGAAATGAGACCACAGCAGCAAATACAACGCCCGTTAGGAAAGTTAAACATGATCTGTTTAGAGAGGTCTTTGAAACGGCGGCGGCAGCAGCTGCGGCTGCTGCTTCTGGTTCGCCGGAGCACCACAAAAAGCTCCAACCGCTCAAAAATCCTCAAGTCATTAATTTGACCAATAACCAGCACAATAATCagttaaacaacaacaacaataactccCTCTCGGAAGGCAGCCGCACTTCAGAGAACCTAACCCAGGTGTACAACGATCAGCGGAGCCAACGCATGAAGATCTCCGCCGAAATGATAACGCGATCCATGCAAACATCAGGCCGGGATAGGCTTAAATTTATACCACCATCATTCCTGGCCAAGTTAAGCAATTTGGGTGAGGAGAAACAGGCACCAATCTACGTAATTTATCCGAACTATGCTTTGCCGGATTTGGGCTTTGTTAAGACAAATACAGCTGAGGTAATTTTCACTCCGTTTAACTACAAGAACGCGGTGGGCGTAAAGAAGCGAACCGGGGGCGCAGGATCTATGAGCGAAGATGAGCTCCTGAAAAACGTCGACCTAAAGCATGTTGTGGACTGGAAGTCGCTGGCCACTCTCCTGCCAACGGAGTATCGGAAACGCTTGAAACACATTCCAGAGGTCGATGTTGCAGATCTCGAAGCGGAGTGCTCGATGAGGCCGCTTTTCTGTATGACACCGCCTATAAGGCGGACCAACAATCGGGCTAATGTCTGTGATTGTGCTCAGTATTtccaaacgacgacgacgggcgAAGATCAAGCAGCAGAGGGAGCCACTAGAGCTGCCTGCGAGTCCAGCTCTGGATCTAGTCATCCCCCGAGCTCTGGGTATCGTGGATCTTCGACCCTTTTGTCTGATTCGGTTTTCGATAATCCACGAAAGCCGGAGGACTCGGACCCGCTAAAGAATATGTACGTGTATCAATATGAGAACCAGCGAATGGAGGAGGAGAGGTGTTCGGCTCGCCATAATCGAGGAAACACATGCAAGAACTCCAATAGACTGACATCTGGATTGCGCAATAAGCGAACGAGTTTGATAGAAGAGCAGTGCAATTCGAACGTTCGCAATAATATTGAAAAGCGACGTAGTTTGCAAGAACCTGCCGCATATTTCTCATCCAACGATGATCTGCAAAATCCTTTGCCCGAAATAGACGAGTACTACGATGAGTTGCATTCTAATTTGAAACTGACTCAAGGAAGCCATCGATTGTCGCGCAAAGATATGGACGCCCGGACGAGGGCAGAGAACTTCCTCGCCAGTGTTCCTAAGTCGGAGCTTAAGTATTATGCCGAAATTGCAAACTTTTTGGAATCCGTCGAAGAGAATCACCATCCCGCGGAGCTCTACGATCCGGCTGAGCTGAAAAAAGAAGTCAGTCGGGCTTTGAGTCAGAAGAAGGTCTCCTTTAACCAGAAGACCGAATGCAACACACTCGGTCCAAATGCTCAACGATTTACAACACCACCAAACTCACCGAACATCTCGATTGCATTGCGGTTAAATAACGCCGGAGGTGGTGGCATGCCACCGCATCGAAGTAGTAGAAAAGAACAAGAACCGAACAAGATCTCGACAAATCGTTTTAGACGCCTTCAAATCCAATGGGAACTCCTAAGCAAGGACTCGAGCATGATGTTGAAGGACCTGGCCTACGAACAAGAAACCAAGAGTGGCGGTTCGACACCAACATCAGCAAATGCCGCGCACAAGTCGAGGATACCGCGACCGGTCAGCTATCCGGCGGGGAA AGTGATACAAGACCCAAAGAGTTTGCGATCGCCAAGCCGAATTGTACCACCTAAAAGGTATAGCctaccagcagcagcagcagcggccgCGGCGACAGCACCGGTAACAACACCACCAGCAACAGTTCCAGTACCAGCACCACGGACACGAACTCCGTGCAGTAATCGAACTGGAAATGCCAGCAACAGCAACACAACCACTCCTAAACGACGAGTGCAGTCACCaag AACAGTATCACGCACTCGATAA